A stretch of DNA from Streptomyces rubradiris:
CCGACCACAGCGGCCAGCCCGCCGCCCGGCCCTCGGTCAGCGGCAGCAGCAGCGCGCACAGCGCCGCCGCCAGCAGCGCCGTACCGGCCAGGTCCGCCCGCGCCGGGCGTTCCGACCGGCTGTCCGGCACCGACCGCAGCGCACAGCCGAGCCCGGCCACCGCCACCGGAACGTTCACCAGGAACACCGCCCGCCAGCCGCTGCCCGCCAGGTCGGCGGCGACCAGCACCCCGCCCAGCACCTGCCCGAGCACGATGGACACCCCGCCCACCGAGCCGTACAGGGCGACCGCGCGGGCCCGGCGCTCGCCGGACGTCGTGGCGTGGATGGTGGCCAGCACCTGCGGCAGCAGCAGCGCCGACGCGGCGCCCTGGGCCACCCGCGCGGCCACCAGCCACCACGCGCCCGGCGCCAGCCCGCAGGCCAGCGAGGTCAGCCCGAAACCGGTCACCCCCCACAGGAACAGCCGCCGCCGGCCGAAGGTGTCCCCGAGCCGGCCGCCCAGCACCAGCAGCACGGCGTACGCCACCGCGTACCCGGCGACCACCATCTCCAGGGTCGCCGGGGGCGCGTCGAGATCGTGCTCGATCGTCGGCAGCGCCACGTTCACGATGAAGAAGTCGATCATCGGCAGGGCGGCGCCGAGCAGCAGGGTGAACAGGCCGAGCGGGGTCAGGGCCGCCCGCGGCGGGGCGGCGGTCGCAGAGGATGTCGTCGTGGTCACGCCCCCGACTCTGGGGCAGCCCGCAGCCGGGTACCAGGCGGCCGTTGTCCAGGTATCAGCACCAACTGGCACGGGGTTACGGCCGGACGGCACCCTGGGTGCCATGACCATCGCAGTGCCCGAGCGGAACGCGGGGACAGTGCCCGAGCAGAACACGGAGATACGGCGCAGGGAACTGGCCGCCTTCCTGCGCAGCCGGCGCGAGCGGATCACCCCCGAGCAGGTGGGCCTGCCCCGCGGCCCCCGCCGCCGCACCCCCGGTCTGCGCCGCGAGGAGGTCGCCCAGCTCTCCGCGGTCGGCGTCACCTGGTACACGTGGATCGAGCAGGGCCGCGCCGCCCACGTCTCCGCGCAGGTGCTGGACGCCGTCGCCCGCGCCCTGCTGATGGACCCCACCGAGCGCGCCCACCTGTTCGCCCTGGCCGGGACCCACGACCCGCGCTCCGGGCCGGAGTACCCGGTCGCCGCCAAGACCGCCCTGAAGGTCGTCGAACGGCTCGCCCCCTACCCGGCCTCCCTGCAGAACGCCCGCTACGACGTCCTCGCCGCCAACCGCCCCTACGCCCAGCTCTTCGGCGACCCCGCCGAGCTGCCCCCGGCCGACCGGAACTGCCTGTGGCTGCTGACCACCAGCGCACGCTGGAAGCGGGACTTCCTGGACCGGGACGAGATGCTGCGCGACCTGATCGCCAAGTACCGCGCGGGCATGGCCGAGCACGTGGCCGAGCCCGCCTGGAAGCAGCAGCTGAACCGGCTGCTCCAGGTCTCCGGCGAGTTCCGCGAGCTGTGGGAACGGCACGAGGTCGCGCCGATGTCACCGCACGTCAAGCGGTACCGGCACCCCCGGGTCGGGCTGATCCGGCTGGAGCACCGGAACATGTGGCTGGCCCCGCAGTCCCCGGCCCACCGGGTGGTCGCCTACCTGCCCGCCGACGAGGAGAGCGAGGAGCGGCTGGAGCGGCTCGCGGAACTGCCCGACGAGCGCCCTGCCGGGTAAGGGAAACGAGCGTCCTGCCGGGTGAGGGACACGGGCGTCCTGCCGGGTGAGGGACAATGGAGCCTCGCCCCTGTCGCCGTAGATCCGTCCCGGAGTCCTGACGATGACCCACCCCCCGCTCTCCATCGGACCGCACACCGTGACGCCGCCCGTCGTGCTCGCACCCATGGCGGGGATCACCAACGCGCCCTTCCGTACCCTGTGCCGGGAGTTCTCGGGCGGCAAGGGACTCTTCGTCAGCGAGATGATCACCACCCGGGCGCTGGTCGAGCGCAACGAGAAGACCATGCAGCTGATCAGGTTCGACGCGAGCGAGCGGCCGCGCTCGATCCAGCTGTACGGCGTCGACCCCGCGACCGTCGGCAAGGCCGTCCGCATGATCGTGGAGGAGGACCTCGCCGACCACATCGACCTGAACTTCGGTTGCCCGGTGCCGAAGGTGACGCGCAAGGGCGGCGGCTCCGCGCTGCCGTACAAGCGGAACCTGCTGCGGGCCATCCTGCGCGAGGCGGTCTCCGGCGCCGGGGACCTGCCGGTGACCATGAAGATGCGCAAGGGCATCGACGACGACCACATCACCTACCTCGACGCCGGCCGGATCGCCGTCGAGGAGGGGGTGACCGCCATCGCGCTGCACGGCCGTACCACCGCCCAGCACTACGGCGGCACCGCCGACTGGGACGCCATCGCCCGGCTGAAGGAGCACGTGCCGGAGATCCCGGTGCTCGGCAACGGCGACATCTGGTCGGCCGAGGACGCGCTGCGGATGGTGCGGGAGACCGGCTGCGACGGGGTCGTGGTCGGCCGGGGGTGCCTGGGCCGGCCGTGGCTGTTCGCGGACCTGGTGGCCGGGTTCGAGGGGCGTACGGAGGATTTCGTCCGGCCGACGCTGCGGGAGGTCGCCGACGTGATGGTGCGGCACGCCACGCTGCTCGGGGAGTGGAGTGGTGACGAGTCCAAGGGCGTGGTCGACTTCCGCAAGCACGTCGCCTGGTACCTGAAGGGGTTCGCGGTCGGCTCCGAGATGCGCAAGCGGCTCGCGGTCACCTCGTCCCTTCAGGAGCTGCGGGCCGGGCTGGACGAGCTGGACCTGGACCAGGCGTGGCCGGCCGGGGCGGAGGGGCCGCGGGGCCGGACCTCCGGCAACAACAGGGTGGTGCTGCCGGACGGGTGGCTGAAGGACCCGTACGACTGCTCGGGTGTCGGGGAGGAAGCGGAGCTGGACACCTCCGGCGGCTGACCGGCGTCGGGCTGACCGTTGCCCGGGCCGACCGTCCCCGGGGCTCCGCCCCGGACCCCGCCTGGGGCTCCGCCCCGGACCCCGCCTGGGGCTCCGCCCCGGACCCCGCCTGGGGCTCCGCCCCGGACCCCGACCCCTGCGAGGAGCGGTCAGACGCCCCCCACCGCCGTCAGCAGGGCCAGCGGTGCCGCCGCCGAGCGGGCCTCCAGGCCGCACGCGTGCGGATACGGCACCGGCTCACCGTGCGTGTCCCGCCCGTACCCGGCCCACACCTCCGGCAGCCGGTACCCGGTCACCGCCGCCGCGTCCAGCAGCGCGTGCGCCACCGTACGGGCCTCGTCGTGCAGTCCGTAGCGGGCGAGGCCCAGCGCGATCAGGGCGTTGTCGTGCGGCCAGACCGAGCCGCGGTGGTAGGACAGCGGGTGGTAGGCCGGCTGCCCGGAGGCCACCGTGCGCACGCCCCAGCCGGAGAAGAAGTCCGGCTCCAGCAGCCGCCGGCCCACCACCTCGCCGTACTCCTTGTCCAGCAGCCCGGACCACAGCAGGTGCCCGGCGTCGGAGGCGAGCGCGTCTATCTGCCGGCCCTGGCCGTCCAGCGCGAGCGCCGGGAACGACCGCTCCCGCATCCAGAAGTCCCGCTGGAACCGGTCCCGCAGATCGGCCGCCGCCTGCTCCAGCAGCGCCGCGTACGTCTCGTCGCCCCACACCCCGCGCGCCACCGACGCCGTACGGCGCAACGCGTCGTACGCGTAGCCCTGCGCGCCCGCCGCCATCACCGCGCCGGTGGGCCGGGTGCCGTCGGCGCAGCAGATCGCGCCGGGGGAGTCCTTCCAGTTCTGGTTGGCGAGGCCGCCCTCGTCGGCGCGGTAGACGAGGTAGCCGCGGGAGGTCAGCCCGCCGTGGTCGAGCATCCAGCCGATGGCGGCCCGGGCGTGCGGCTCCAGCCGGTGGGCCAGGGCCGTGTCACCGGTCTGCTCGACATACGCGCCGAGCAGCACCAGGAACAGCGGGGTGGCGTCCACCGAGCCGTAGTAGCGGCCGAACGGCACCTGCCCGAAGTGGGCCAGCTCCCCGTGCCGCACCTCGTGCACGATCTTGCCGGGCTGGGCGACCGGGGCGTCACCGGTGCCGGTCGCCTGGGTGGCGGCCAGGGCGAGCAGGGTGTGGACGGCCGGCCCGGGGCGGTAGGGCAGGGTGAACAGGGAGGTGATCAGCGCGTCCCGGCCCAGCAGGGTGAGGAACCAGGGCGCGCCGGCCGCCGGGACGCGCAGGTCCTCGCCGTCCGGTCCGCCGGCCGGCACCTGGAGCGCGGCGAGGTCGGCGAGGCCCCGGACACAGGCCGCGGCCAGCTCCGGCCAACCGGTGGGGAAGGCCACCCCCTCGGCGAACCGCTCCTCCCGCGCGCGTTGCTGGCGGTGTACGGCGGCCGGGTCGCGGGGCACGCGCAGCGCGCGCTTCTCGCCGTGCGGGCGGGCGATCACCCGCAGCAGCAGCTCGGTCGTGCCGTGCGGTGCGACGTCGAGGGACCACACCAGGCGGCGGGCGCCGGTGCCGGTCTCCTCCACGGCGTCCGGGGCGGGGTCGGCGGTGATCGCCGTGCGGGACCGCCAGTCGGCCCGGCGGTAGGCGAACTCGATGCCGTCGGGGAGGAGTTGGCGGGAGCGTACCGCACCGGTCTTGACGTAGGTGCGGTGGTCGGAGCGGAGTTCGAACTGGTCGGTGAAGTCGGCGTCGACGGTGAGCGCGAGCCGTACGGTGGTGGGTACCGGGCGGTTGCTGGTGATCTTCAGCGATTCCACGAACGAGCTGTCCCCGACGGCCTGTTCGCGGAAGACGGTGCAGGCCGGCGGCTCCTGCCGGCCGCCGCGCGGGACCAGTACGCAGCGCGCCTCCTCCCCGTCCGTCACCGGGCTGAGCACCTCGGGCACCGCTCCGTCGACGGTGAGCTGCCAGCGGCTGAGGTGCCGGGCGTCCCGGACGAACAACCCGTCCGGAAGGCCGCCGCCGCGTACTCCGCCGATGTCGCCGCGGTCGCCCACGGCGGCGAAGGTGGCGCCGTGCACGAGCAGATGATGCCGGTCCGTCATCCCCGGTCCCCTCCTTGGTCACTCCTGTCGAACGTGCCGGTGCCGGGCGCGGACACGCCCCTTGACGGGCTCTTGTCCGGCCTTTGACGTCCATGTGATGCGGGCTCGCGGTGGTACAGGTCCAGCGCGAGCGCCGCCGTCCAGCTGAAGCCGGTGGCCCCGCAGGGCTCACCGGTGTACGGGTCGACGTACTCGGCGTAGCCGGTGGCGTCGGCCAGGTGCAGGAACGCCGCGCGCAGGGCGTCGGCCGCGGCCGTCTCGCCGTGCGCCCGCAGTCCGCGCTCCAGCAGCCAGTTGGTGTTGAACCAGGCCGGGCCACGCCAGTAGCGGTGCGGGTCGAAGGACTCTCCGAGCAGGTCGTAGCTCGGCGCCAGCCGGGTGCGGTCGCCGAGCGAGAAGTGCGGTCCGCGCAGCGTGTCCACCAGCGCGGCGGCGAGCGCGCGGGGCAGGCCGGGCAGGAGCAGCGGGACCAGCCCGGAGACCGAGCGTTCGGGCCGCAGGCCGCCGCCGCGCAGGTCCCGGCACAGGAACATCCCGGCGGCCGGCTCCCACAGCCGCTCCACCAGGGCCGCCGTCAGCCGCTCGGCGCGCTCCCTGCGGGCGGCACCGGTGGCGCCCAGTTCCTCGGCGATCCGCGCGAGGGCGTGCTCGGAGGCGATCAGCAGGGCGTTGAACGCCGGGTCCTCCACGGCGAACTCCCCGTCTCCGGCGCCGTGTTCCCCGCCCGGCCCGTCCCGGTATCCACGGTCCCGGTAGTCGGCGGCCAGCCGCACGTACCGGCCGTAGTCCAGGTCGGTCGGCCGGTCCTCCGCCGCGCCGTGGTCGAGGTCGGCGCGGCGAAAGGAGCGGGCCGGGGCCGGGGTGACCCGGGCCAGCGGAGCGTCCCAGCAGGGGCTGTTGTCCATGCCCTGCTCCCACGGGTGCACCACGGACACCAGCCCGGCGCCGCCGAGGTCGCGCCGGTGCAGCAGATACCGGTGCCAGGCGGCGAGCCTCGGGTAGACCCGGGCCAGGAAGCCGCGGGAGCGGGACAGGGCGGGGTCGGCGCGGTGCACCAGCCAGGCGGCCAGCGCGTGCACCGGTGGCTGCACGATGCCGGAGGTCTGTACGGTGCGCGGGGCGCCCGCGGCGTGCCCGGCGGTGGAGGAGCGCCAGAAGTCGGGGCTCGGGAAGTAGGCGTCGAGCGGGACGGAGGGGTTGAAGACGATGTGCGGGACGCGCCCGTCGGCCCACTGCGCGGCCAGCAGCGTCTCCAGCTCCGTCTGGGCCCGGGCCGGGGAGACGTGCCGCAGCCCGATCGCGATGAACGCGGAGTCCCAGGACCACTGGTGCGGGTACAGCTTCCTGGACGGGACCGTGGAGGCGCCGGTCCAGTTCGCCGCGAGCACCCGGGCGGCCCTGACGTGCGGGGACGGCGGTGCGGTCGGTGGATCGTATGCGATCTCGTACGGGAGGGGACGGGTACTGAGCTGGGCGGTGCGATCCACTCGGGGCTCCCCGAAGACGTCCGGCCGCACGAGCGGTTCGGCTGCGGCCACCGTAGGGTTACGTCTATTTAACACGCAAAACTCAATATGTAAGGCAAGCTGGAGAAACACAAGGGGGTGCGCATGACCGGACGTCCGGGAAGGCCCGGCAGGAGCGGCAGGAGCGGAGGCCAGGCGGGAGCCGGCGATCTGCTCGCGCTCGTGCGCAACGGCCGGGCCGTGACGCGCGGGGCGCTCCAGCAGGCGACCGGACTGTCCCGGGCCACCGTCGGCCAGCGCCTGGACCGGCTGTTCCGGGCGGGCTGGCTGCGCGAGGGCGCCGGCGGCCCGGTCGACTCGCCGCTCGGCGGACGCCCTTCCATCACCCTGGAGTTCGACGACTCCCACGCGGTGGTCCTGGCCGCCGACCTGGACACCCGGCACGCCCGCGCGGCCGTGCTCTCGCTGACCGGCGAGCTCCTCGCCGAGCAGGCCGGCACGCTGGTGGTGGAGGAGGGGCCGGAGGCGGTCCTCGGCGAACTGGGCGGCTGGTTCGAGGAGTTGCTGACCAAGGCCGGGCACCGGGCCGAGGAGGTGTGCGGGATCGGGCTCGCGGTGCCGGGCCCGGTGGACAGCGAGACCGGCCGGGTGGTGCAGCCGCCGATCATGCCGGGCTGGGACGGCTACGACATCCGCGGCCGGATGGCGCGCGCCTTCACCGAGCGCACGGGGGCGCCCGCGATACCCGTGCTGGTCGACAACGACGCCAACCTCATGGCCTACGGCGAGCAGCGCACCGGATATCCCGACTGCACGGCCTTCGTGCTGGTCAAGGTGTCCACCGGTATCGGCGCCGGGGTGGTGGTGGACGGCTCGATCTACCGGGGCGCGGACGGCGGCGCGGGCGACATCGGGCACATCCGGGTCGGCGCCGACGCGCTGTGCCGGTGCGGTTCGCAGGGCTGCCTGGCGGCGGTCGCCAGCGGGGGCGCGGTGGCCCGGCGGCTGGCCGCGTCCGGGGTGCCGGCCACCTCCGGCTCCGATGTGCGGGACCTGTTGGCGGCCGGGCACCCGGAGGCCGCCGCGCTGGCGCGGGAGGCCGGGCGCCGGGTCGGGGACGTGCTGGCGACGGTGGTGACCCTGCTCAACCCGGGCGTGCTGATGATCGCGGGCGACCTGGCCGGGACGCCGTTCCTGACCGGCGTGCGCGAGCTGCTCTACCAGCGGGCGCTGCCCCGCTCCACGGCCCACCTGGACGTGGTCACCTCCCGGCTCGGCGACCGGGCGGGGCTGGTCGGCGCCGGGGCGCTGGTGGTGGAGCACCTGTACGCACCGGAGCGGGTGGAGGAGCGGCTCGCGGCGATGGGGGTGTGACGGGGAGGGTCCGCGGGGGTGGCGTGACCGGGGTCGGGGTCCGGAACCGTCTCTGGTCCCCTCCGCCTGGCACCTTCTCCGGTACGACCGGTCCAAAACCCGTCCCGGTCACACCATCCGCGACGCCCCGGCACCCGACGCCCCGGCCCCCGGCCGGTCGGCGCCGGCGCGGTTCCGGGCGGGGGCGACGGCGGGTGGCGAGGGCGGGTGTGACGGCCGTGTTTCCGCTTCCGACTGGTGTCCGAGGCGTCGTCCGCATGGTGGAATCCGGCGGCCTGTGGCAGCGTGATTCTCGCCACCCTTGATAGGGGTAGCGCTCAGATGAGCGGACCATGGGCGACTGCACTTCTCCAAGGGGTGGCACTGGGTGCCACCCCTCGATCGTTCAGCGATCGAAATCAGTCGTACCGATGGGCGCTCATGTGAGCGGCAAACCGCACCTGTGGGCAGTGGTGCGTTTAAGAAGTGAAAACATGATCTCCGTCAGGCTTGCCAAGCTTTGACTTTCGATCCGCTGGCGGACGGGTGGTTACAGGCGCATGACGGGCAAGTAGACGTACCCAACCACCTTCGATCTGGGTATGTTCCTCGCCGTCAGGGCAGCCACCGTGGCCTCAAGGAGTCGAGACCCGTGTCGGAAAACAAAGAACCCCACGCGCCGAAGTTCGTTTACGACTTCATCGAGGGCAACAAGGACCTCAAGGACCTCCTCGGCGGCAAGGGTGCCAATCTCGCCGAGATGACCAACCTCGGTCTGCCGGTCCCTCCCGGCTTCACCATCACCACGGAAGCCTGCAAGGTCTACCTCGAAAGTGGCGAGGAACCGGCGGCACTGCGTGACGAGGTGAGTGCGCACCTCGACGCCCTGGAACGCAAGATGGGCAAGAAGCTGGGCCAGGCGGACAACCCGCTGCTGGTCTCGGTCCGCTCCGGCGCCAAGTTCTCCATGCCCGGCATGATGGACACCGTCCTGAACATCGGCCTGTCGGACGCCTCCGTGCAGGGCCTGGCCGCCCAGGCCGGTGACGAGCGGTTCGCCTGGGACTCCTACCGCCGCCTCATCCAGATGTTCGGCAAGACCGTCCTCGGCGTCGACGGCGACCTCTTCGAGGAGGCCCTGGACAAGGCCAAGGCCGCCAAGAAGGTCACGGTCGACACCGACCTGGAGGCCGCCGACCTGAAGAAGCTGGTCACCACCTTCAAGAAGATCGTCAAGAAGGAGGCCGGCCGGGACTTCCCGCAGGACCCGCGCGAGCAGATGGACCTCGCCATCAAGGCGGTCTTCGACTCCTGGAACGGCGACCGCGCGCGGCTCTACCGCCGTCAGGAGCGCATCCCGCACGACCTGGGCACCGCCGTCAACGTCTGCTCGATGGTCTTCGGCAACCTCGGTCCCGACTCCGGCACGGGCGTCGCCTTCACCCGCGACCCCGCCTCCGGCCACCAGGGCGTCTACGGCGACTACCTCCAGAACGCCCAGGGCGAGGACGTGGTCGCGGGCATCCGCAACACCGTCCCGCTGGCCGAGCTGGAGCGGATCGACAAGAAGTCGTACGACCAGCTCATGAAGATCATGGAGACCCTGGAGAACCACTACAAGGATCTCTGCGACATCGAGTTCACCATCGAGCGCGGCCGGCTGTGGATGCTCCAGACCCGCGTCGGCAAGCGCACGGCGGGCGCGGCCTTCCGGATCGCCACGCAGCTGGTGGACCAGGGTCTGATCGACGAGACGGAGGCGCTCCAGCGCGTCACCGGCGCCCAGCTGGCCCAGCTGATGTTCCCGCGCTTCGACGAGGACGCGAAGGTCGAGCAGGTGGCCCGGGGCATCGCGGCCTCGCCGGGCGCGGCGGTCGGCAAGGCGGTCTTCGACTCGTACACGGCCGTGAAGTGGTCCCGCTCGGGCGAGAAGGTCATCCTGGTCCGCCGGGAGACCAACCCCGACGACCTGGACGGCATGATCGCGGCCGAGGGCATCCTCACCTCCCGGGGCGGCAAGACCTCCCACGCGGCCGTGGTCGCCCGGGGCATGGGCAAGACCTGCGTGTGCGGCGCGGAGGAGCTGGAGGTCGACACCAAGCGGCGCCGTATGACGGTCCCCGGCGGGCACGTCGTCGAGGAGGGCGACGTGATCTCCATCGACGGCTCCACGGGCAAGGTGTACCTGGGCGAGGTCCCGGTCGTGCCGTCCCCGGTCGTGGAGTACTTCGAGGGCCGCATGCACCCGGGCGCCGACGACGCCGACGAGCTGGTGGAGGCCGTGCACCGCATGATGGCCTTCGCCGACCGCAAGCGCCGGCTGCGGGTGCGGGCCAACGCCGACAACGCCGAGGACGCGCTGCGGGCCCGCCGCTTCGGCGCCCAGGGCATCGGCCTGTGCCGCACCGAGCACATGTTCCTCGGCGACCGCCGCGAGCTGGTCGAACGCCTCATCCTCGCCGACACCGAGGACGAGCGCGAGGCGTCCCTGAAGGCCCTGCTGCCGCTCCAGAAGCAGGACTTCGTGGAGCTGTTCGAGGCGATGGACGGCCTGCCGGTGACGATCCGGCTGCTGGACCCGCCGTTGCACGAGTTCCTCCCCGACATCACCGAACTGTCGGTCCGGGTGGCCCTGGCGGAGTCCCGGCAGGAGCCGCACGAGAACGAGCTGCGGCTGCTCCAGGCGGTGCACCGGCTGCACGAGCAGAACCCGATGCTGGGTCTGCGCGGCGTACGCCTCGGCCTGGTCATCCCCGGCCTGTTCACCATGCAGGTCCGCGCGATCGCGGAGGCGGCGGCCGAGCGCAAGGCCGCCAAGGGCGACCCGCGCGCGGAGATCATGATCCCGCTCGTCGGCACGGTCCAGGAGCTGGAGATCGTCCGCGAGGACGCGGACCAGGTCATCGCGGAGGTCGAGGCGGCGACGGGTACGAAGCTCAAGCTGGCCATCGGCACGATGATCGAACTCCCGCGCGCCGCGCTCACGGCGGGCGAGATCGCCGAGGCGGCGGAGTTCTTCTCCTTCGGCACGAACGACCTGACGCAGACGGTGTGGGGCTTCAGCCGCGACGACGTGGAGGCCTCGTTCTTCACCGCCTACCTGGAGAAGGGGATCTTCGGCGTCAGCCCGTTCGAGACGATCGACAAGGACGGCGTCGGCTCCCTGGTCAGGTCGGCCGCGGAGGCCGGCCGTCGCACCCGCCCCGACCTCAAGCTGGGCGTCTGCGGCGAGCACGGCGGCGACCCGGAGTCGGTCCACTTCTTCCACGAGGCGGGCCTGGACTACGTCTCCTGCTCCCCGTTCCGCATCCCGGTCGCCCGTCTGGAAGCGGGCCGCGCGGCCACCCAGTCGGCGGGCAGCGACCACCGCTGACCCCCAGTCCCCGGAGCCGTCGCCGGTCCCCGACCCTCACCGATCGACGACGGCCCCGGCGCACGAAAGAGAAGGGGCGGCACCCCAGTGCGGGGGTGCCGCCCCTTTGCGCGTCCCGCCCGCTCACCGCCCGGGTGTCGGCGGACCGCCCGGCACGGGCGCGTACCTCCTCGGTGCCGTCCAGCGCGCGGGCGCACGCGTCGACGGCCCGGGTCGCCTCCGGGGCGAGGTGATGGCCAGGGCCGGCTCGGTCACTCGCAGGCCACGCCGTCGCCGTCCCGGTCGAGGTGGGAGTCGTAGCCCGGGTCGCCCGCGTACAGGGGGGTGTCGCCGGCGGCGCGGGCCGCGGTGCAGTTGGCGTAGGGGACGCTGCCGGAGCCGTCGGCGTCGGCGGCTTCGCCGCCGGACGTGCCGCCGCCGGACGCCGGCTGGGCCGTGACGGTCGTGGTGACCTTCACGGTACGGGTCTCGGTCACGGTGGGAGCGGGCTCGGGGTCCGCGGTGTGCGTGGCCGTGGCTGTCGCCGTGACGGTCACGGTCGGGCGGGGCTGGGCGGCGGTCGGCTTCGTGTCGGACGCGGGGTCCTCGCCCGCGGCGCCTATGCCCACGCCGACGAAGAGCGCGAGGGCGAGGGCGGGGAGCGCGTAGCGCTTCCGGGCCCACCGGGGGCTCCGGGGCGCGGCCGGCGTGGACGGCGGGATGTACGGGTTCGTCATGGGTGCCCCCCTCAGGCGATGGCGCGTACCCCGGGCGGTGGCACGTGCCGACCACCGTAATTGCGGGGCGCCGCCTGTGAAGGCGAGTGATGGTTTCGTGATGAACAAAAGGAGGAGTGAGAGTCAATGCCGTGCGGCTCGGCTCAATGGGTGGCCGAGAAGCCGTTCAGCAGTGCACGCAGGCCGAGTTCGTAGGTGTCTTCCGCGGTCAGGCCCGCCCAGCGGTCGGCGACTTGGGACAGGTGGGGGAGTTCGGCCGGGTCCAAGTCGATGAAGACCCGGTCACGATAGGTGGCCCGGGCGTCGGTCGTGCGGCGCCGGCTCGCTGTCGCGCGGACCAGGATTTCACCGGCCGTGTAGTACCAGATGGCGCGGTAGGCGTGGACCGCCTGGTCGCGGGCACCGCGG
This window harbors:
- the ppdK gene encoding pyruvate, phosphate dikinase; translated protein: MSENKEPHAPKFVYDFIEGNKDLKDLLGGKGANLAEMTNLGLPVPPGFTITTEACKVYLESGEEPAALRDEVSAHLDALERKMGKKLGQADNPLLVSVRSGAKFSMPGMMDTVLNIGLSDASVQGLAAQAGDERFAWDSYRRLIQMFGKTVLGVDGDLFEEALDKAKAAKKVTVDTDLEAADLKKLVTTFKKIVKKEAGRDFPQDPREQMDLAIKAVFDSWNGDRARLYRRQERIPHDLGTAVNVCSMVFGNLGPDSGTGVAFTRDPASGHQGVYGDYLQNAQGEDVVAGIRNTVPLAELERIDKKSYDQLMKIMETLENHYKDLCDIEFTIERGRLWMLQTRVGKRTAGAAFRIATQLVDQGLIDETEALQRVTGAQLAQLMFPRFDEDAKVEQVARGIAASPGAAVGKAVFDSYTAVKWSRSGEKVILVRRETNPDDLDGMIAAEGILTSRGGKTSHAAVVARGMGKTCVCGAEELEVDTKRRRMTVPGGHVVEEGDVISIDGSTGKVYLGEVPVVPSPVVEYFEGRMHPGADDADELVEAVHRMMAFADRKRRLRVRANADNAEDALRARRFGAQGIGLCRTEHMFLGDRRELVERLILADTEDEREASLKALLPLQKQDFVELFEAMDGLPVTIRLLDPPLHEFLPDITELSVRVALAESRQEPHENELRLLQAVHRLHEQNPMLGLRGVRLGLVIPGLFTMQVRAIAEAAAERKAAKGDPRAEIMIPLVGTVQELEIVREDADQVIAEVEAATGTKLKLAIGTMIELPRAALTAGEIAEAAEFFSFGTNDLTQTVWGFSRDDVEASFFTAYLEKGIFGVSPFETIDKDGVGSLVRSAAEAGRRTRPDLKLGVCGEHGGDPESVHFFHEAGLDYVSCSPFRIPVARLEAGRAATQSAGSDHR
- a CDS encoding excalibur calcium-binding domain-containing protein, giving the protein MTNPYIPPSTPAAPRSPRWARKRYALPALALALFVGVGIGAAGEDPASDTKPTAAQPRPTVTVTATATATHTADPEPAPTVTETRTVKVTTTVTAQPASGGGTSGGEAADADGSGSVPYANCTAARAAGDTPLYAGDPGYDSHLDRDGDGVACE